A genome region from Acidimicrobiales bacterium includes the following:
- a CDS encoding HhH-GPD-type base excision DNA repair protein, giving the protein MAAPTFPVTGDPDADQLLVDDPLALLIGMLLDQQIPMERAFHSPFELRDRLGGKLDAAAIAAMDPDELIDTFRQQPALHRFPGSMGGRVQALCQTIVERHSGKATQIWEGASDGADLLVRLEGLPGFGKEKSRIFVAVLAKRFGIRPKGWEQAAGPFADSTPRSVADIDSRASFDRVRAWKKEQKAKGRSKSD; this is encoded by the coding sequence ATGGCTGCACCCACGTTCCCGGTGACGGGCGATCCGGACGCCGACCAGCTGCTGGTCGACGACCCACTCGCCTTGTTGATCGGCATGCTGCTCGATCAGCAGATCCCGATGGAGCGAGCGTTCCACTCACCGTTCGAGTTGCGTGACCGCCTCGGCGGCAAGCTCGACGCCGCGGCCATCGCGGCGATGGACCCTGACGAGCTGATCGACACGTTCCGTCAGCAGCCCGCGCTCCACCGGTTCCCGGGCTCGATGGGGGGTCGAGTGCAGGCGTTGTGCCAGACGATCGTCGAGCGCCACAGCGGGAAGGCCACGCAGATCTGGGAGGGTGCCTCCGACGGCGCCGACCTGTTGGTTCGCCTCGAAGGGCTCCCGGGCTTCGGCAAGGAGAAGTCCCGCATCTTCGTGGCCGTGTTGGCCAAGCGCTTCGGCATCCGACCCAAGGGTTGGGAACAAGCAGCCGGGCCGTTCGCCGACTCGACCCCCCGCTCGGTGGCCGACATCGATTCACGGGCGTCGTTCGACCGGGTGCGCGCGTGGAAGAAGGAGCAGAAGGCCAAAGGCCGCAGCAAGTCCGACTGA
- a CDS encoding AAA family ATPase — MARSLSSSTFVGRAQEIEELTCAWERALDGTAGVVLVGGDAGVGKSRLLVELSHVVTAQGARWLVGACPSQGGDTQPFAPLVGVLRGVLRSTPDDELAPLLAPARNDLARLLPELGEAGSDLIVVDTLTASSGRLFESAFGLLERLATERPLAIVFEDLHWADSSTLDLLAFLARNLTDERILLLGTYRTDELHRRHPLRPTLAELQRIGAVDRITLEGFDADEVHVLLTDLLGREVERDVAERVARRSGGLAFFVEELAAAIDDLDHVPPGLEELLRTRVDRLSPDVQEVVRAVAAEVGSDPVSHGLLAAVTGLEPAALTAALREAVSQQVLQIVDGSYDFRHALVREVVVADLLPGEQSDLHAAYALAWSDEPHQSDPATAARVAAHWLAAHDHEHALPALYRAGRAAEHAYAYAAAAQQYQRVLDHWDHVADPLEQINVDRLQVAMSATHSLSLAGDSARAAALATDELARAGRTDSSTTRREHRARLIAELGRALRGSGKGVESIEVMRAALAELPNDMTRARCLLKSELATSMVLAMQLEDAEAAVDDALVEARALGDIAITGRCLNAQGILRIKLERDDAVEPLEEALALAQEADDVDGICRGFINLSDTLRQLGEFRRSVEVAESGIEFSQRAGLRKTAGAFMNGNRAEALVSLGRLREVIASADDPSSRHNDAHGVITQTWARLRMGQTDRIDDQLRAVTTPLQELTDMQYRPSVCRNRAELAWLEGDPDALAAAVDDGCGIETTLGSNHYRAELCALGVRGEADRLLDPLRHLDEEAREAATARARELAREAQQLGHLRAASMPAPLSAALASAELSRIDLPTDPTAAWVEAAGLAEKWSDPYHQAYAGWRMAEALVDQAAPLDAPTRDRARIAAQGAYSLAASIGAQRLTAELRSLSTRARLGLFDANGTTSANDPASAGGSMSDGTHEGGGGGVEPRPTGDASPAPDPWVEGLGLTPREAEVLTLLTEGRTNREIATELYISVKTASVHVSNILSKLGVRSRTQAAAVAHRAGAGRDTTRQG, encoded by the coding sequence GTGGCCCGCTCCCTGTCCAGTTCCACATTTGTCGGCCGTGCCCAGGAGATCGAGGAGCTCACCTGCGCGTGGGAACGGGCGCTCGACGGCACGGCCGGGGTGGTGCTCGTCGGCGGCGATGCGGGCGTCGGCAAGAGCCGCCTCCTGGTTGAGCTCAGCCATGTCGTGACCGCGCAAGGCGCGCGGTGGCTGGTGGGTGCGTGCCCCAGCCAAGGGGGCGACACCCAGCCCTTCGCTCCGCTCGTGGGCGTGTTGCGCGGCGTGCTGCGCTCGACACCCGACGACGAGTTGGCGCCGTTGTTGGCGCCGGCCCGCAACGATCTGGCCCGGCTCCTGCCCGAGCTGGGCGAAGCCGGTTCCGACCTGATCGTGGTCGACACCCTCACCGCCAGCTCGGGACGCCTCTTCGAGTCGGCGTTCGGGCTGCTCGAGCGCCTGGCCACCGAACGGCCGCTCGCCATCGTCTTCGAGGACCTGCATTGGGCCGACTCGTCGACCCTCGACCTGCTCGCGTTCCTGGCGCGCAACCTCACCGACGAACGGATCCTGCTGCTCGGCACGTACCGGACCGACGAGTTGCACCGCCGTCACCCGCTGCGCCCGACGCTGGCAGAGCTGCAGCGCATCGGCGCCGTCGACCGCATCACGCTCGAGGGGTTCGACGCCGACGAAGTCCACGTGCTGCTGACCGACCTGCTCGGCCGCGAGGTCGAGCGCGACGTGGCCGAACGGGTGGCGCGCCGATCGGGCGGTCTGGCGTTCTTCGTCGAGGAGCTCGCCGCGGCCATCGACGACCTCGACCACGTCCCCCCGGGTCTCGAGGAGCTGCTGCGCACCCGCGTGGACCGACTTTCGCCTGACGTGCAAGAAGTGGTGCGCGCGGTCGCGGCCGAAGTCGGATCCGACCCGGTCAGCCACGGGCTGCTCGCCGCAGTCACGGGCTTGGAGCCCGCCGCACTCACGGCCGCGCTTCGCGAAGCCGTCTCCCAACAGGTCCTGCAGATCGTCGACGGGTCCTACGACTTTCGCCACGCGCTCGTGCGCGAGGTCGTGGTGGCCGACCTCTTGCCGGGCGAGCAGTCCGATCTCCACGCCGCCTATGCACTGGCGTGGAGCGACGAGCCCCACCAGTCGGACCCGGCCACCGCGGCCCGGGTGGCGGCGCATTGGCTCGCCGCGCACGACCACGAGCACGCGCTCCCCGCCCTGTACCGGGCGGGACGGGCGGCGGAGCACGCGTACGCCTACGCGGCCGCCGCGCAGCAGTACCAGCGCGTGCTCGACCACTGGGACCACGTGGCCGACCCGCTCGAGCAGATCAACGTCGACCGCTTGCAAGTGGCGATGTCGGCGACCCACAGCCTCAGCCTCGCCGGCGACTCGGCCCGCGCTGCCGCGCTCGCCACGGACGAGCTCGCCCGAGCGGGCCGCACCGACAGCTCGACCACTCGGCGCGAGCACCGCGCCCGACTCATCGCGGAGCTCGGCCGCGCGCTGCGCGGCTCTGGGAAGGGCGTGGAGTCGATCGAGGTGATGCGAGCCGCGCTGGCCGAGTTGCCCAACGACATGACCCGCGCTCGGTGCCTCCTCAAGAGCGAGCTCGCCACCAGCATGGTGCTGGCCATGCAGCTCGAAGACGCCGAGGCCGCGGTCGACGATGCCTTGGTCGAGGCTCGTGCGCTCGGCGACATCGCGATCACCGGGCGCTGCTTGAACGCGCAAGGGATCCTGCGCATCAAACTCGAGCGCGACGACGCCGTCGAACCACTCGAAGAAGCACTCGCGCTGGCGCAAGAGGCGGACGACGTCGACGGCATCTGCCGCGGCTTCATCAACCTCAGCGACACGTTGCGCCAACTCGGCGAGTTCCGGCGGTCGGTGGAGGTGGCGGAATCCGGAATCGAGTTCTCCCAGCGCGCCGGGCTCCGCAAGACCGCCGGCGCGTTCATGAACGGCAATAGGGCCGAGGCGCTGGTATCCCTCGGTCGCCTGCGGGAAGTGATCGCGTCGGCTGACGACCCCTCGAGCCGGCACAACGACGCGCACGGGGTCATCACCCAGACGTGGGCCCGGCTGCGCATGGGCCAGACCGACCGCATCGACGACCAGCTGCGCGCGGTCACGACGCCGCTCCAGGAGCTCACCGACATGCAGTACCGGCCGTCAGTCTGCCGCAACCGGGCCGAGCTGGCATGGCTGGAAGGTGACCCCGACGCGCTCGCGGCCGCGGTCGACGACGGCTGCGGGATCGAAACGACCTTGGGCTCAAACCACTATCGGGCCGAGCTCTGCGCGCTCGGCGTGCGAGGAGAAGCCGACCGGCTGCTCGATCCGCTGCGCCATCTCGACGAGGAGGCCCGCGAAGCGGCCACCGCGCGCGCCCGGGAGCTCGCCCGCGAGGCGCAGCAGCTCGGCCACCTGCGGGCGGCCTCGATGCCCGCACCGCTGTCGGCTGCGCTGGCGAGCGCCGAGCTGTCCCGCATCGATCTGCCAACCGATCCGACTGCGGCGTGGGTGGAAGCGGCCGGGCTCGCAGAGAAGTGGTCCGACCCGTACCACCAGGCCTACGCGGGCTGGCGGATGGCCGAGGCCCTGGTCGACCAGGCCGCTCCGCTCGACGCACCCACCCGAGACCGTGCCCGCATCGCCGCCCAGGGCGCGTACTCGCTGGCGGCGAGCATCGGCGCGCAACGGCTCACCGCGGAGCTCCGGTCGCTCTCGACGCGTGCCCGTCTCGGCCTGTTCGACGCCAACGGCACCACCTCCGCGAACGACCCTGCGTCAGCTGGCGGGTCGATGTCCGACGGGACGCACGAAGGCGGAGGCGGTGGCGTCGAGCCGAGACCCACCGGCGACGCCTCGCCGGCACCGGACCCATGGGTCGAGGGGTTGGGACTCACGCCCCGCGAGGCCGAAGTGCTCACCTTGTTGACCGAGGGTCGCACGAACCGCGAGATCGCGACCGAGCTGTACATCAGCGTGAAGACGGCAAGCGTTCACGTCAGCAACATCTTGTCGAAGCTCGGGGTTCGCAGCCGCACGCAGGCCGCCGCGGTGGCACACCGGGCCGGCGCGGGGCGCGACACCACCCGTCAGGGCTGA
- a CDS encoding alpha/beta hydrolase produces MSEVRFPSEGFDLAGNLAMPSALRVDLPGVVVCHGYPSGPVRASGSGATYPELASRIAEHIALPALAFRFRGCNGSSGNFSMAGWLTDVHAAIDYLRAESGVTRVLVAGFGTGGALGICAGAARDDVSGVAALGAPADFDDWANHPRRLVQHARDVGAVHDKRFPLNFDAWARELREIRPVEDVAHLAPRPLLVVHGSDDEAVPHFDARVLSDAHGSAELRILAGAGHATRHDPRAIAILIGWLERQKDPAGAPAARP; encoded by the coding sequence ATGAGTGAGGTGCGCTTCCCCTCCGAAGGGTTCGACTTGGCCGGCAACCTGGCGATGCCGTCGGCCCTTCGCGTCGACCTTCCCGGCGTCGTGGTGTGCCACGGGTATCCCTCGGGTCCTGTCCGGGCTTCGGGCTCCGGGGCGACGTATCCCGAACTGGCTTCGCGCATCGCGGAACACATCGCACTGCCGGCGTTGGCGTTCCGGTTCCGGGGCTGCAACGGGTCGAGCGGGAACTTCTCGATGGCCGGGTGGCTCACCGACGTCCATGCCGCCATCGACTACCTGCGTGCCGAGTCGGGGGTCACGAGGGTGTTGGTGGCCGGCTTCGGTACCGGCGGCGCACTCGGCATCTGCGCCGGCGCCGCCCGCGACGACGTGAGCGGTGTGGCCGCGCTGGGGGCGCCGGCCGACTTCGACGACTGGGCAAACCACCCGCGCCGCCTCGTCCAGCACGCCCGCGACGTGGGCGCCGTCCACGACAAGCGCTTCCCGCTCAACTTCGATGCCTGGGCGCGCGAGCTGCGCGAGATCCGGCCGGTGGAGGACGTCGCACACTTGGCGCCCCGGCCGCTGCTCGTGGTCCACGGCTCCGACGACGAAGCCGTTCCACACTTCGACGCTCGCGTGCTGTCCGACGCGCATGGGTCGGCCGAGTTGCGGATCCTCGCCGGCGCCGGCCACGCCACCCGCCACGACCCTCGTGCGATCGCGATTCTCATCGGCTGGTTGGAGCGCCAAAAAGACCCGGCGGGCGCGCCGGCGGCTCGCCCCTGA
- a CDS encoding cytochrome P450, which produces MADAVLDPRPTGEMFDPTDAAYRRDPYPTYQRLLDAGRVHQSLFGGPVLVRHADCLAVLHHPQASSDETNSTMYRQGVESGLISPDEEMLERRPFLFRDPPDHTRLRRLVSKAFTPRRIEALRPRLIEIVDELLAPIEPGATIDVIEDLAYPLPVQVICELLGVPASDHPVFAEWSRYLARSLDPDFLLSPDQVDAQRAAIDNFHQYFIDLIAVRRNDLGDDLLSALIAAEEDGDRLNETELHSTLVLLLVAGHETTVNLITNGVHALLRNPDQRALVAADDSLVPSLVEEVLRWDPPVQIDGRTMMADVDIDGLPLAAGETVLMLLAAANRDPEVFDDPSRFDVTRTDNPHVSFGHGIHHCLGAALARAEGQVALGALIRRFPEWELATDEVEYKENLVLRGLAALPVRFS; this is translated from the coding sequence ATGGCCGATGCAGTGCTCGATCCGCGACCGACGGGTGAGATGTTCGATCCGACGGATGCCGCGTACCGCCGCGATCCGTATCCCACCTACCAGCGCCTGCTCGACGCCGGCCGGGTGCACCAGTCGCTGTTCGGCGGACCCGTCCTGGTGCGTCACGCCGACTGCCTCGCGGTCTTGCACCACCCGCAGGCGAGCTCCGACGAGACCAACTCCACCATGTACCGCCAAGGGGTGGAGTCCGGCCTGATCAGCCCCGACGAGGAGATGCTCGAGCGGCGGCCGTTCCTGTTCCGTGACCCACCTGATCACACCCGGCTGCGTCGCCTGGTGTCCAAAGCGTTCACCCCGCGTCGCATCGAGGCGCTCCGCCCCCGCTTGATCGAGATCGTCGATGAGCTCCTCGCGCCGATCGAACCGGGCGCCACCATCGACGTCATCGAGGACTTGGCGTATCCCCTGCCGGTCCAAGTGATCTGCGAGCTGCTCGGCGTCCCCGCGTCGGACCACCCCGTGTTCGCCGAGTGGTCGCGCTACCTCGCCCGCAGTCTCGACCCCGACTTCCTCCTCAGCCCCGACCAGGTCGACGCGCAGCGCGCCGCCATCGACAACTTCCACCAGTACTTCATCGACCTCATCGCGGTGCGTCGCAACGACCTGGGCGACGACTTGTTGTCGGCGCTGATCGCCGCCGAGGAGGACGGCGACCGGCTCAACGAGACCGAGCTGCACTCCACGCTCGTGCTGTTGCTGGTGGCGGGTCACGAGACCACGGTCAACCTCATCACCAACGGCGTGCATGCCTTGTTGCGCAATCCTGACCAGCGCGCGCTCGTTGCCGCCGACGACTCGCTCGTGCCATCGCTGGTCGAAGAAGTGCTGCGATGGGATCCGCCGGTGCAGATCGACGGCCGCACGATGATGGCCGACGTCGACATCGACGGCCTCCCGCTCGCCGCAGGCGAGACGGTCCTGATGTTGCTGGCGGCCGCCAACCGCGACCCCGAGGTCTTCGATGACCCGAGTCGCTTCGACGTGACCCGCACCGACAACCCGCACGTGTCGTTCGGTCACGGCATCCACCACTGCCTCGGTGCCGCGCTCGCCCGAGCCGAAGGCCAAGTCGCGCTCGGCGCGCTGATCCGCCGCTTCCCCGAGTGGGAGCTGGCCACCGACGAGGTCGAGTACAAGGAGAACCTCGTGCTGCGCGGGCTCGCGGCGCTGCCGGTTCGTTTCAGCTGA
- a CDS encoding alpha/beta hydrolase produces MTGETTPAVQEWRERGDVRSLGGHDVFVVDVPGAPGAGGPPLFVLHGFPTCSFDWRLVVDRFAATRRVVLFDFVGFGLSAKPDHRYGIHGAADTATAVAADLGLTEVALVTHDMGDSVGGELLARDTEGRIGFDVTARVVTNGSIYLELATLTDGQNLLLSLDDAALPAGTLDGQSFQRGVANTFSPATTAPADELPSQWDLMHHLDGERLMPRTIRYIEDRRAEESRYTGAIETHPSPLGVVWGVDDPVARVAMVDRLSERRPEARVTRLDHVGHYPMVEAPEAFATAVLDTLAAIEG; encoded by the coding sequence ATGACGGGCGAGACGACACCGGCGGTACAGGAGTGGCGCGAGCGCGGCGACGTGCGCTCGCTGGGCGGGCACGACGTGTTCGTGGTCGACGTGCCGGGTGCGCCCGGCGCCGGCGGCCCTCCCCTGTTCGTGCTGCACGGCTTCCCCACTTGCTCGTTCGACTGGCGGTTGGTGGTCGACCGGTTCGCCGCCACGCGACGCGTGGTCCTGTTCGACTTCGTCGGTTTCGGCTTGTCCGCGAAGCCGGACCACCGCTATGGCATCCACGGCGCCGCGGACACCGCAACGGCGGTGGCGGCCGACCTGGGGCTGACCGAAGTCGCGTTGGTCACCCACGACATGGGCGACTCCGTCGGCGGCGAGCTGCTGGCCCGCGACACCGAAGGGCGGATCGGCTTCGACGTGACCGCCAGGGTCGTCACCAACGGCAGCATCTACCTCGAGTTGGCCACCTTGACCGACGGCCAGAACCTCCTGTTGTCGCTCGACGACGCGGCCCTGCCCGCCGGCACGCTCGACGGCCAGTCGTTCCAGCGCGGCGTCGCCAACACGTTCTCGCCCGCCACCACCGCCCCCGCCGACGAGCTCCCGAGCCAGTGGGACCTGATGCACCACCTCGACGGCGAACGGCTCATGCCCCGCACCATCCGCTACATCGAGGACCGCCGGGCGGAGGAATCCCGCTACACGGGTGCCATCGAGACCCACCCGTCGCCGCTCGGAGTGGTGTGGGGGGTCGACGACCCGGTGGCACGCGTGGCCATGGTCGATCGGCTCAGCGAGCGCCGGCCCGAGGCGAGAGTGACGCGACTCGACCACGTGGGCCACTATCCGATGGTCGAAGCGCCCGAAGCGTTCGCCACCGCCGTGCTCGACACACTCGCCGCCATCGAGGGCTGA
- a CDS encoding acyl-CoA dehydrogenase family protein, producing the protein MNFAFSEEQEELRRIVRQFLDTKSPETEVRRLMDTTEGYDPDVWKQMAEQLGLQGLIVPEEYGGSGFTFIELIVVLEEMGRALLCAPYFSTVFATNVLLHSGDDAAKKAILPGIASGETIATVAFTEANGRWDEEGITATAEQSGDGWTIDGEKMFVLDGHTADKIIVAAKTGAGTSLFAVDGDASGLERTPLSTMDQTRKQAKLTFSGTPATLIGTDGDGWNVLYKVLDLAAVALAAEQVGGAQKCLDSSVEYAKERVQFGRPIGSFQAIKHKCADMLLEVESAKSAAYYAGWCAAELNDELPSVASLAKSYCSEAYFHCAAENIQIHGGIGFTWEHPAHLYFKRAKSSELLFGDPTYHRELLAQRIGL; encoded by the coding sequence GTGAACTTCGCCTTCAGCGAGGAGCAAGAAGAGCTGCGGCGCATCGTGCGTCAGTTCCTCGACACCAAGTCGCCCGAGACCGAGGTCCGCCGCCTCATGGACACGACCGAGGGCTACGACCCCGACGTGTGGAAGCAGATGGCTGAGCAACTCGGCCTGCAGGGCCTGATCGTGCCCGAGGAGTACGGCGGCTCTGGCTTCACGTTCATCGAGCTCATCGTCGTGCTCGAGGAGATGGGTCGTGCGCTGCTGTGCGCGCCGTACTTCTCCACCGTGTTCGCCACGAACGTGTTGCTGCACTCGGGTGACGACGCCGCCAAGAAGGCGATCCTGCCGGGCATCGCGTCGGGTGAGACCATCGCCACCGTGGCCTTCACCGAGGCCAACGGTCGCTGGGACGAGGAAGGCATCACCGCCACCGCCGAGCAGTCCGGCGACGGCTGGACGATCGACGGCGAGAAGATGTTCGTGCTCGACGGCCACACCGCGGACAAGATCATCGTGGCCGCCAAGACCGGTGCCGGCACCAGCTTGTTCGCCGTCGACGGCGACGCCTCGGGCCTCGAGCGCACCCCGCTGTCGACCATGGACCAGACCCGCAAGCAGGCCAAGCTCACGTTCTCCGGCACCCCCGCGACGCTGATCGGCACCGACGGTGACGGGTGGAACGTGCTGTACAAGGTGCTCGACCTGGCAGCGGTCGCCCTCGCCGCCGAGCAGGTCGGCGGCGCGCAGAAGTGCCTCGACTCGTCGGTGGAGTACGCCAAGGAGCGCGTGCAGTTCGGTCGGCCCATCGGTTCGTTCCAGGCCATCAAGCACAAGTGCGCCGACATGCTGCTCGAGGTCGAGTCGGCCAAGTCGGCTGCCTACTACGCCGGCTGGTGCGCGGCGGAGCTGAACGACGAGCTGCCGTCAGTGGCGAGCTTGGCCAAGTCGTACTGCTCGGAGGCCTACTTCCACTGCGCCGCCGAGAACATCCAGATCCACGGTGGCATCGGCTTCACGTGGGAGCACCCGGCCCACCTGTACTTCAAGCGGGCCAAGTCGTCGGAGCTGCTCTTCGGCGACCCGACCTACCACCGCGAGCTGTTGGCCCAACGAATCGGGCTGTGA
- a CDS encoding type II toxin-antitoxin system prevent-host-death family antitoxin has product MDRPQRDGRDRIGVRDLRNQTAAAIRRAGAGERIVVTVDGRPVAQLGPLGPHDGPATLTDLAARGLAIAPRRADRPEPDDTVDLLTGARLDRLTATLRG; this is encoded by the coding sequence ATGGACCGGCCGCAGCGCGACGGGCGCGACCGCATCGGGGTCCGCGACTTGCGCAACCAGACGGCCGCGGCGATCCGCCGCGCCGGCGCGGGCGAACGGATCGTGGTCACCGTCGACGGCCGCCCGGTGGCCCAACTCGGGCCGCTCGGCCCGCACGACGGACCGGCCACGCTGACCGACCTGGCGGCAAGGGGGCTCGCCATCGCGCCGCGCCGCGCCGATCGACCCGAGCCCGACGACACCGTCGACCTGCTCACCGGTGCCCGCCTCGACCGGCTGACCGCCACGTTGCGCGGGTGA
- a CDS encoding PIN domain-containing protein, with amino-acid sequence MTVFVDTTALLGRWVGGPWRATVVAAMAGDPDWAASALALTEALAVADRLDDPASARQLRRLLRDDWDRYWIVPVDQHALDRAGDLACDHPLRTVDALHLAAAARLPAPLTYLTFEPNQIPVALALGFDVVSTLAGDAGTDPARRTATGRHPDAMAWES; translated from the coding sequence GTGACGGTCTTCGTCGACACCACCGCGCTGCTCGGCCGCTGGGTGGGTGGCCCGTGGCGCGCCACGGTCGTCGCCGCCATGGCCGGCGACCCGGACTGGGCTGCGTCGGCACTGGCGCTCACCGAGGCGCTGGCGGTGGCGGACCGCCTCGACGACCCCGCCAGCGCCCGCCAGCTTCGCCGCCTGTTGCGCGACGACTGGGATCGCTACTGGATCGTGCCGGTCGACCAGCATGCGCTCGACCGCGCCGGCGACCTGGCCTGCGACCACCCGCTGCGCACCGTCGACGCGCTCCACTTGGCGGCGGCCGCTCGGCTCCCCGCGCCGCTGACGTACCTGACGTTCGAGCCCAACCAGATCCCGGTGGCGCTGGCGCTGGGGTTCGACGTGGTGTCCACGCTCGCCGGCGACGCCGGCACGGACCCTGCCCGTCGCACGGCCACGGGTCGCCATCCCGACGCGATGGCGTGGGAGTCGTGA